agaatttgaaaaaTTGCAAAAGCAGCACAATTACTTGAGACCTTTAAGGTCCTAGTGGTGGTTTTGGTGGACTCTCCATTTAACCCTGTTAACCAAGGCGTATGCATGAAGAAACACATTGGTGACATGcacattaatttctttttgttcaaAGAGAATTTATGTAAGATCAGTACTATTAAACTGTCACTTATCATGTTATCTGTTAAATAATCTGGTTCttgttatattttttacttttaaaaatttgccaTTTCTGTGTTTTTATGGTGAGTCAGGACAGTTTAAGCAtaatttcctttcctttctacttgatttttgaaaacttttttgtACGTATATGACTAAATGCCTTTCTTAGTCTGAGGTTGTTGCCCCCTTAACCattataattgttatttttcttataaatttagtTCCTCGCCAAGAAAGCCTGtgtcttctttctttgttaATTAATCTCTCTACTTGTCTCAATTAAATTTTGGCTGCTTAATCTTTAGATTGTTATAAGAGGGAGAGATATATGTGATTGACACATTATCTGATTCCAGATTTTCAttaacacttatcaaaaaaaagagggagagatATATGTCATTGACTTCACCtcgtcaatatatataaaataattttctcttaTGCTATTTTAAACTATTATTAAAGCCCAGTTTTGAATCAGGCTAATCCTAGTTTTTAGCCTGAGGTTCTTGATATTTCAGTTTGATCTTCTTCCTTTTAATTTTCACAACCCAACACGGCAGTTCCACTACATTTTCATGTGCTATAAGATCAGGCATAAATTGATTTTAGATTCTGAACTCTTTATAGGCAGATATATTGTTGCGAGGATACTCCGGTTGGAATTCAAGGCATGCTCTACAGGTTTTGGATCAAGTTTTTCCAAAGGTAATGTATGTTTCATCACTTCATACTTGAAGATTATACTGTATTCATTCCTGTCAATACCAGGAAATTGACTTTTATTGCCAGTAGCCAATCCATACTCCaatcagggaaaaaaaaaagaaaaaaaagacaatccACATTTCATAAGTAGCTGTAACAACAAACTAGTGGATTAAGTAGTCCATAGTTCATATGAACCTCACTCATCACAGGGCTGAAGTTGCCACGAAATGAGCTGGGATTTACTGAGAACATCCATCTAAAGTTGATTTCTTAGCCAAAGAGGGTCGGACATGGTTGAACTTGTAAAACTCCATGGATCTCTTGTTTATCTAGGTTAAGCTTTTGCACAATGTCATGTGATTGCCAGCGTTTGGGCATGTAGGGCATTCCCTCCTACTATTgtacttctctttctttctttcttttttgttccatTTAATTCTTTTTGGAATCTAAtactacactttttttttttcgtttgttATTATGTTAGGATGCTGCCATACAACCTTCTTTGGTGATTGTCTATTTTGGCGATAATGATTCAATGCTCCCTCATCCATCTGGCCTAGGTCCTCATGTACCTCTTCCTGAGTATATCGAAAATATGAGGAAGATTGCTCTCCATCTAAAGGTATCTCTCCAGGGCTATTGCAGTATTTATTGCTATTTGAATAGTTGgaatactttgattttttgttcaacttttttCTGGTATAAATTTGTTGTCCTATGCCTTTGAACAAACATGAATTCTCCCTTGGTGATGTTATGAGTTGTGTATGAACAAAAATTCCTTTGGTTGGCAGAGCCTCTCTGAGAAGACTCGCATTATCTTTCTTAGTGCTCCTCCTGTCAGTGAGGAACAAATTTGTGAAACATTTAGGTGCTTATGCTGTAAACTTTGTATTTCTTCCCTTTCACGTGGGAGTTACTCAGTTCTAATAGCACATATTTTGATTGAAAACAGTCTCAAATTGGTAGAGCTGCATCGGACAAATGAGTCCTGCAGAATATATTCAGAAGCTTGTTTAGAGCTGTGCAGGGAGATGGACATCAAGGCCATTGATCTATGGACCGTCATTCAAAAAAGAGATGATTGGTTGACTGCAAGCTTTACGTGAGTTTGCTTTCACATGTGATACTTTGTGCTTCCACTTGAATGGAAGCAGATTAAACATGAATATCAAAATCTTTGGTGCTAGTAAATGTTTTCTTCAAACTTACATTACATACATGCCTTCTTCAGGGATGGAATTCACTTATCCTCTGAGGGGAGTAAGACAGTAGTGAAGGAAATAATGAAGGTCCTTAGTGAGGCAGACTGGGAACCAAGTCTACACTGGAAGTCACTGCCTGCTGAATTTGCAGAGGATCCACCCTATGTTCCAGTTAGTCCTGATGGCAAGGCAAAACTATGAATATCTCTGACACCAGCTTCTATGGAAATAAGCAATGGGAATTGGAAACGAATAAAACAAACCATTTTCAGGCCACATCCGTGAGTATTATTAATAGTGTGACATgtggaagtatacaagaagtTTTTTGGTTACAGCTTGATGATGGCTTGCATTTTCACTGTACTTTCTCAGTGTTGTTTAGTCATCTTATATTTTAGCAGTAAACTTTGCCAAGACAGAAAATGTCTCTTTAATGTACAACTAGTAAGAACAGTTCAGTATCGTGGCAGTTTTATAGATTGGGTTGGaaaaaattcctgacgtgtttattttttttttagtttgaaagatTAAAGATAACCCAAGTACCTTGCTTTCGTGGAGGGTAGCACATACAGAAACACAATATTTAGTTAACTTATTAGTTTCTAACTTTACCAAGTCTTCAAATTAGACTTTAAtgcgcaattttttttttttttttttgatatgtccgtACAAGAGGGGAGAgtgggggattcgaactagtaacctccgcttcattaggcgtggtcctagccgattgagctacctcttcaAATTAGACTTTAATGCGCAATTGGTAAGAGGAGAAAAGAGGTAAAAAGGAGAGCGAGAATCATATCCTTAGAAAAGGCAAACgtttatattatatgttttattttggcTTTTAATGGGTTTGAAAGCAGTTACTGgcgaataaaaatataagaaattatgTCAGGATCACGTGTGCTTTAGGgtcattttggttttaaaatcgcagttttcAATTTGATAGATTTGATACACAAGTTTGGCCTCGGCGTAAATGCGAGACCTTTGTCCACTTTTCCATTAAATAGATGAcataatctcaaaaaaaaaaaattggcccttatattaaaaattttaaataaatgaaaaacaaaaaacctgaTACACTTGATATCCGAACATGGTAAAATCGGAAGATAAATAATGCAAGCTTTTAGAACAGGCCATGCTAAGCTAGAATTCAGAATCAACCCTCCTCGGCACAAAGACGTTTCTTCTAATCAGCTTTCTAATACTTTTTcatcaaataatatttaaaacttAATAGAAGGCAAATAATGCACACAAAATATGAACATAAAATGGATGCCCATACAACTTTTTGTGATCAATGGCTATATTACATCAAGATTAGTTTCTCAAAACCCAGTTCCCAAATTGCAGAGGATATCTCAGTTACATGGCCAAGCCAAATGTataaaacaagtaaaacaaaGGAATAATACATACAAAAAGGGGGGGGAACAACCAGAAACAATAGCCGCATCAGCAGCACTCACCCTGCCGCCCCCGCCCACAGTAACCCAAATCAACTCAGATGACATCTGAGTACTTCTCTGACCTTTCAAATCTGACCTTTCAACGCAGCACAAAACTAGGCCATACACATCCTCTATGAAAATGACTCCAAAAGAGAGAATGAAACTGAGAATTCTGATGCCCTCCAGGTGGGTGCACGCTCTTCTAGGCAAACATACCTTAACTAGAAAGTTGGAACCTGCCGCTGggttttcttcttctccatccCTAAAATTTCCAAGGAAACAACATAAGATTCTCAGGTTCAAAAGAGGCATGGCACGCCAGTCAAGAAgaacaataaaaacaacaagGTCAGCGCAGGAAACTTACAAAGGCAGCATAATACCCAAAGGTCAATCCCGCCAGAACGACAAATGCAATTTGAAACACGTTATACCTGCAATGCAACAATTAATATTCCAAAGAATCAGTAGATCATTCATGCCAAATCAGAAATAATTAGTGTATAAAACCAGTATAACTCACTTGTACAAATATTTAATTCCACGAAGAGATTGTAGCGTGTGGCCAAATATTTCCTGTGCTGCAGTCGCTTGAGCATAGTATGCAAATGCAGTGGAGCAGAATTGAATCACACTGAAATACGAGAAagcaaaatcaaaatgattttcAATGTAATGATAGTAACATGACTGCCTATAGCCATGTTCAAGAATTAACTCCTTTAAAGATATTTCTTTTGACTGATGGAAAATTGATATCTTACCTTAAAAGCTACAAATTTAAGAACATGCAGATTCAATACTGTTATGACATGAATAGAGATAAGagcaatatgccaaacattatcATGGtacaaaaaatcaaatacttgaaCAATAAGTGGGATAACTTGAATCAGGAAGATTTGTAAGAGCAGTTTTCCAGAGTTACTAGCTCAAAAAAGTCATCTATTTCGAGGAAACACAGCCCTGTAGTAAATGATGACCAAGGGCTAGTCCTCAGCTACTCCTACAATAGAAATAATTATGCAAATGGGAAATGCAAAGGACCAAAGATGCTAACCTGATGGAGCAAAGGAGAATAAGACCAAcattaaatagaaaagagttCATAAGAGTGGCTCCCCACCTGTGAACAGATGAATTCAATTGATGAGCAATCACTGTGAGTGTCAGCCGAAAGTGACAAAACAAatacagaaaaaacaaaatgctaATTCAACAAAATCCATTACTTCATGGGGTGAATTGTAATGAAAACAAATCTGAGACCAAGCATCATTGCTCCAGCAATCACTGCAAGCAGAAGGTAAAAGCAGAAGAATGCAAATGCTGCGGTACCCAGAAGACCTGATTAAGTAGCAGagtaaatatattaaaataacattcaTTGtgtaaaaggaaaatgttatattaggaaaaaaaattattatccaaAGTTACCCCAGAGATCGTCCAGCTTGATGAAAACCTCATTcagaaaaggagaaagaggCGGGTTAATCAACAGATAAATAACAATATGTGCAACCCAAGCCACTGAAACAATCAACCTGGTAAACAAGCAGTAAGAAACCTTAGGTTTACTCATAATCCAAATCAGAATAGTGGATTAGACTCACAAAATCACGCATAatagtatcaaaataaataaatgacaattttatatcAAATCTGAAGCCACTTTATCTCAATCAGGGCTATAAAACCTATTGATCAGATGATTGTTTTTAGTTAAATTCTTGGCTATTGCTAAAACCATCAATGGAAGCTCATACTTAAATGTTTTAGTTACATGATGGTTTCATCAATACAATCTGCCGTTCCTCAAGCAGAAAAGAAACCATGGTATTCATCAGAATAATAAAACCGCTGATGTCAGTACTTACCCTAAAATTCCCAACACAAATTTTGCCAAGTACCCAAGAACAGTCAAAGCCCAAGTGGTCTCAGCCTGAATTCAAGATGTAAATTACTAACAGaatgagaaaaacaagaaaaacaggtCACATAATTGACAACCGTCACCTTTTCTCCTTGAGGGTACATCTCTTCCAGAAGCTTTACATCTTCTTCCAACTGGTGCAACTCCTGCAAGATTTCCAAGCACAATAAATATTCCACTCACCAAAAAGAGGGAAGAGCCCTCAAAAGTTCAGTAGGTATATGTTTCCCCCACCATGACAAGAATAACATGCATCTAAGCCTTATACCTAGAGTATGGGGATTCTCAAGGATCCAAACATGATAAGTTGTACTTAGTACATACATAAAAACCCAATGCCAAGTGTCAAACAAACTTCTATAAATACTGAAGGTTTCAATCTACCTTTCCTACTGCCTTCACATTTTTACGCCACTTTCGACCCTTAGAACCACTTCTTTCCTCTTGATGGAGTGCATCAGCTGCTTTCTTCAATTCTCTCGCCTTTTTACCTAGTTCTGTTGCTTCCTACATGTACATCAATAGCAACTATCCATAAACAACCACAACATGAAATTCAATTATGGCAGA
Above is a genomic segment from Corylus avellana chromosome ca9, CavTom2PMs-1.0 containing:
- the LOC132191882 gene encoding LIMR family protein At5g01460, coding for MGDFNLALVIVAIVVCVLVFIFNVYLLVNYQHPDDANQAYFPKFVVVLGLSVAAISILMLPADVANRQACQHAIYNGACNLTLPMKDLWLAIYILDAVLVFFIIPFAMFYYEGDQDKSIGKRIKSALLWVVTTAIVCGLVLGILYGLVGKVDFNVMHLSSSTTSFPTTWDFNSGQQCIGGTHQCSAYSASASSEKTWTMRTTFPEYVVALATIVGSVLFAIFGGVGIACLPLGLIFSFVRRPKAVITRSQYIKEATELGKKARELKKAADALHQEERSGSKGRKWRKNVKAVGKELHQLEEDVKLLEEMYPQGEKAETTWALTVLGYLAKFVLGILGLIVSVAWVAHIVIYLLINPPLSPFLNEVFIKLDDLWGLLGTAAFAFFCFYLLLAVIAGAMMLGLRFVFITIHPMKWGATLMNSFLFNVGLILLCSISVIQFCSTAFAYYAQATAAQEIFGHTLQSLRGIKYLYKYNVFQIAFVVLAGLTFGYYAAFGWRRRKPSGRFQLSS
- the LOC132192160 gene encoding GDSL esterase/lipase WDL1-like, whose translation is MVGPLRPQFVLFGSSIVQQSFRNEGWGAILADLYARKADILLRGYSGWNSRHALQVLDQVFPKDAAIQPSLVIVYFGDNDSMLPHPSGLGPHVPLPEYIENMRKIALHLKSLSEKTRIIFLSAPPVSEEQICETFSLKLVELHRTNESCRIYSEACLELCREMDIKAIDLWTVIQKRDDWLTASFTDGIHLSSEGSKTVVKEIMKVLSEADWEPSLHWKSLPAEFAEDPPYVPVSPDGKAKL